One window of Bacteroidota bacterium genomic DNA carries:
- a CDS encoding helix-turn-helix transcriptional regulator — MLAHAMHQHEKKTRNRTPRTKLAAVWERKKKELRMGQDRLAEELGFAHQTSISRYMTGKAPLTLEMAIRFANLLEVSVTEIYEGDFMADMEALPKEDLRNLVLAILDPSEVSDLVIELASSLKQGKGDDDGANQT, encoded by the coding sequence ATGCTTGCGCACGCAATGCACCAACACGAAAAAAAGACTCGTAACAGGACGCCGAGAACAAAATTGGCGGCGGTTTGGGAGAGGAAAAAGAAAGAACTGCGCATGGGCCAGGATCGGCTTGCGGAGGAACTAGGCTTTGCTCACCAAACCAGTATCAGCCGCTATATGACCGGTAAGGCACCGCTCACCCTGGAGATGGCTATTCGTTTCGCGAACCTACTTGAGGTTAGCGTAACCGAGATCTACGAGGGTGATTTTATGGCCGATATGGAAGCATTGCCCAAGGAAGACTTACGCAATTTAGTGCTTGCGATTCTTGATCCGAGTGAAGTCAGCGACCTGGTGATAGAACTTGCCAGCAGCCTGAAACAAGGAAAAGGCGACGATGACGGAGCGAACCAAACCTAA